The following proteins are encoded in a genomic region of Rubrobacter xylanophilus DSM 9941:
- a CDS encoding gamma-glutamyl-gamma-aminobutyrate hydrolase family protein yields the protein MAPVIGVTATLKEDTERVAERPLGRFVRADADYVEGVVEAGGVPVVLAPVAGPGAAETLVSGLDGLLLSGGSDLEPSHYGEEALPELGVTLPERDEFEIALARGALRRGIPIFGICRGMQLLNVVLGGTLYQDIPSQLGRGVLGHRQRTPKWQPAHEVEVLPGSLLGGIVGRGVVKVNSYHHQAVKELAPGLVVGARSPDGVIEAIESREPGERWVLGIQWHAEAMRAAGPEHRALFEAHVSAARRYAGRRAAA from the coding sequence TTGGCTCCGGTAATAGGGGTAACGGCGACGCTGAAGGAGGACACCGAGCGGGTCGCCGAGCGCCCGCTGGGGCGCTTTGTTCGGGCGGACGCGGACTACGTGGAGGGCGTGGTCGAGGCCGGCGGGGTTCCGGTGGTGCTTGCGCCGGTGGCCGGGCCCGGGGCGGCCGAGACCCTGGTGAGCGGTCTCGACGGGCTCCTGCTCAGCGGGGGCAGCGACCTGGAGCCATCCCACTACGGCGAGGAGGCGCTGCCGGAGCTCGGGGTCACGCTGCCCGAGCGGGACGAGTTCGAGATAGCCCTGGCGCGCGGCGCGCTGCGGCGCGGCATCCCCATCTTCGGGATCTGCCGCGGGATGCAGCTGTTGAACGTGGTGCTCGGGGGGACGCTCTACCAGGACATCCCCTCCCAGCTGGGGAGGGGCGTGCTCGGGCACCGGCAGCGGACGCCCAAGTGGCAGCCGGCGCACGAGGTGGAGGTTCTGCCGGGGTCGCTTCTCGGCGGGATAGTCGGCCGGGGGGTGGTGAAGGTCAACTCCTACCACCACCAGGCGGTGAAGGAGCTCGCCCCGGGGCTCGTCGTCGGCGCCCGCTCTCCGGACGGGGTCATCGAGGCGATCGAGTCCCGGGAGCCGGGGGAGCGCTGGGTCCTGGGGATCCAGTGGCACGCCGAGGCCATGCGCGCGGCCGGTCCCGAGCACCGGGCGCTCTTCGAGGCGCACGTATCGGCGGCGCGGCGCTACGCCGGGCGCCGCGCCGCCGCCTGA
- a CDS encoding P1 family peptidase produces the protein MCDVPGVLVGHATDPEGLTGCTAVLFERPAVVGVDVRGSSPGTRETDRLAPTASVRHTHALLLTGGSAFGLAAAEGVVRFLEERGVGLDVGFARIPLVSAAVLFDLAVGSPAARPGPGMGYEAAAAASADPPAQGNAGAGTGATVGKVLGPERAMKGGVGSASVRLEGGLVVGALVAVNAFGDVRDPHTGRIIAGPRLEDDSPGDTVELLQRAASRLSWENTTLGVVATNARLSKAQAAKVAQLAHHGLVRTIHPVHSTVDGDLVFAASVGGEVDAATDVVGAWAARVVAESVLRAVREAKGVPGIPSASDP, from the coding sequence ATCTGCGACGTCCCCGGCGTGCTCGTCGGGCACGCCACGGACCCGGAGGGCCTCACCGGCTGCACGGCGGTCCTCTTCGAGCGGCCCGCCGTCGTGGGGGTGGACGTGCGGGGCTCCTCCCCCGGCACGCGCGAGACCGACCGCCTGGCCCCGACCGCGAGCGTGCGGCACACCCACGCCCTCCTCCTGACCGGCGGCAGCGCCTTCGGCCTGGCTGCGGCCGAGGGGGTGGTCCGCTTTCTGGAGGAGCGGGGCGTGGGGCTGGACGTGGGTTTCGCCAGGATACCGCTGGTCTCCGCCGCCGTGCTCTTCGACCTCGCCGTGGGCTCCCCCGCGGCGCGCCCCGGTCCCGGGATGGGCTACGAGGCCGCCGCCGCGGCTAGCGCCGACCCTCCCGCGCAGGGGAACGCCGGCGCGGGGACCGGGGCCACGGTGGGCAAGGTGCTCGGGCCCGAGCGCGCCATGAAGGGCGGGGTGGGCAGCGCCTCCGTCCGGCTGGAGGGCGGGCTCGTGGTTGGGGCGCTGGTCGCGGTGAACGCCTTCGGCGACGTCCGGGACCCGCATACCGGCCGGATAATCGCCGGCCCGCGGCTCGAGGACGACTCGCCGGGCGACACGGTGGAGCTTCTCCAGCGCGCCGCCTCCCGGCTCTCCTGGGAGAACACCACTCTGGGGGTGGTCGCGACCAACGCCCGGCTCTCCAAGGCGCAGGCCGCCAAGGTCGCGCAGCTGGCCCACCACGGGCTCGTGCGCACCATCCACCCCGTCCACTCCACCGTGGACGGGGACCTGGTGTTCGCCGCCTCCGTCGGGGGGGAGGTCGATGCGGCCACGGACGTGGTGGGGGCCTGGGCGGCGCGGGTGGTCGCCGAGTCGGTGCTGCGGGCGGTGCGCGAGGCCAAAGGGGTGCCGGGCATCCCCTCGGCCTCGGACCCGTGA
- a CDS encoding lysylphosphatidylglycerol synthase transmembrane domain-containing protein — MERLWRNLILALALGVAVFVAITVFAGLEELAAAAASFDYSLIPAILALVSLSYVGRFVRWLYYLRLLGVSVPLGTNAAIFAAGLSMTVSPGKLGEVLKSVFVRQVSGDPVARTAPAVVAERVTDGTGMLVWGLLGALAFSFGPGLLIFFLLFTALGIAVLRSKRLSLLAERVLSGVPLLRRLVPHLHDFHASSNQLLAARPLAVATGISFLSWGLECTAVYLCSVAAGADSPFLVVVFIFAISSIAGSLSMLPGGIGAAEAGLAVMFVTVAGLARGPAAALTFVIRLATLWYATAIGVVGLLVVRALLGDREGVGATK, encoded by the coding sequence ATGGAGCGGCTGTGGCGCAACCTGATCCTGGCGCTCGCCCTCGGGGTGGCGGTCTTTGTGGCTATCACCGTGTTCGCCGGCCTGGAGGAGCTCGCGGCGGCCGCCGCGAGCTTCGACTACTCCCTGATCCCCGCGATCCTCGCCCTGGTGAGCCTCTCCTACGTGGGGCGCTTTGTGCGGTGGCTGTACTACCTGCGGCTGCTCGGCGTCTCGGTGCCGCTGGGGACGAACGCCGCGATCTTCGCCGCCGGCCTCTCGATGACGGTCTCGCCGGGCAAGCTCGGCGAGGTGCTCAAGAGCGTCTTCGTCCGCCAGGTCTCCGGGGACCCCGTGGCGCGGACCGCGCCGGCGGTCGTGGCCGAGCGGGTCACCGACGGGACCGGGATGCTGGTGTGGGGGCTTCTGGGGGCGCTCGCCTTCAGCTTCGGGCCGGGGCTCCTGATCTTCTTTCTGCTCTTTACGGCCCTCGGCATCGCCGTGCTGCGCTCGAAGCGGCTCTCGCTCTTGGCCGAGCGGGTTCTCTCCGGGGTGCCGCTGCTGCGGCGGCTGGTCCCCCACCTGCACGACTTCCACGCCTCCTCCAACCAGCTGCTCGCCGCCCGGCCGCTGGCGGTGGCCACGGGGATCAGCTTTCTCTCCTGGGGCCTGGAGTGCACCGCCGTCTACCTGTGCTCGGTGGCCGCCGGCGCGGACAGCCCCTTCCTCGTGGTGGTCTTCATCTTCGCCATCAGCTCCATCGCCGGGTCGCTGAGCATGCTGCCCGGCGGGATAGGCGCGGCCGAGGCGGGGCTCGCCGTCATGTTCGTCACCGTGGCGGGGCTGGCCAGGGGGCCGGCCGCCGCGCTGACCTTCGTGATCCGGCTCGCCACCCTGTGGTACGCGACCGCGATCGGGGTGGTCGGGCTGCTCGTGGTCCGCGCCCTCCTCGGCGACCGGGAGGGGGTCGGGGCTACAAAGTAA
- a CDS encoding DNA topoisomerase I, translating into MRLIISEKANAARKIAQFLAEGPVKEGKHRSVPYHTFTWRGEECVSVGLKGHVLNPEYPEEYSNWQKVDPRELIDARILKSVSEKGVAAAVRSLAKKADRVIIATDFDREGELIGVEALSLAFEANPALMDHVERARFSALTKGEVTRAFENLVEVSRELADAGEARQDIDLIWGATLTRWVSRAVKRYGSAFLSVGRVQSPTLVLIAERELERRAFVPEPYWEVEARLQNGGGPFVARHARGRFKEEAEARRALENLSETAVVTEVRQREATRPAPAPFNTTAFLTAAANIGVSPSRAARIAEDLYTEGYISYPRTDNTVYPESLDLREVLGFLAEVEGVGDYAGRLLGAGRLTPTRGRRQTTDHPPIYPTGRASRAELREDQWKIYQLVVRRFLATLSGPAKTLRTTLRFESGGEPLVAGGTVVTEEGWLAVYHYGRRRDEELPRLSEGDEVRVAEAELLAKETQPPGRYGQGRLIRLMEDLGLGTKATRPGIIQNLYDRGYIHGDPIVPTETGMAVAKALKDFASEIASHEMTARLEKSMDAISEGRVSKDSVVEESRELLRRVYDHLESSEEKFADIVWNGIRGDETLGPCPNCGRNLVVRRNRRNRKRFAGCEGYPECRTTFPLPQKGDIIPLGTACEACGLPEIKVLGGRRPWVTCINMDCPKKQEQRRSREETQAGGEEPSEGQRDRKRLEKSTT; encoded by the coding sequence ATGCGACTAATAATCTCTGAGAAAGCTAACGCCGCAAGGAAGATAGCCCAGTTTCTCGCCGAGGGCCCGGTGAAGGAGGGCAAGCACCGCAGCGTGCCCTACCACACCTTCACCTGGCGCGGGGAGGAGTGCGTCTCCGTCGGCCTCAAGGGGCACGTGCTCAACCCGGAGTATCCGGAGGAGTACTCCAACTGGCAGAAGGTGGACCCCCGGGAGCTGATAGACGCCAGGATCCTCAAGTCGGTCTCCGAGAAGGGGGTGGCCGCCGCGGTCAGGTCGCTGGCGAAGAAGGCCGACCGGGTGATCATCGCCACCGACTTCGACCGGGAGGGCGAGCTGATCGGGGTGGAGGCCCTCTCGCTGGCCTTCGAGGCGAACCCGGCGCTCATGGACCACGTGGAGCGGGCCCGCTTCTCGGCCCTGACCAAGGGGGAGGTGACCCGCGCCTTCGAGAACCTGGTGGAGGTCTCGAGGGAGCTGGCCGACGCGGGCGAGGCCCGGCAGGATATAGACCTGATCTGGGGCGCCACCCTGACCCGGTGGGTCTCCCGGGCGGTGAAGCGCTACGGGAGCGCCTTCCTCTCCGTGGGCCGGGTGCAGAGCCCCACGCTGGTGCTGATCGCGGAGCGCGAGCTGGAGCGCCGGGCGTTCGTCCCGGAGCCTTACTGGGAGGTGGAGGCGAGGCTGCAGAACGGCGGCGGGCCTTTCGTCGCCCGGCACGCCCGGGGGCGCTTCAAGGAGGAGGCGGAGGCCCGCCGGGCGCTGGAGAACCTCTCGGAGACGGCGGTGGTGACGGAGGTTCGCCAGCGGGAGGCCACCCGCCCCGCCCCGGCGCCGTTCAACACGACGGCCTTCCTCACGGCGGCGGCGAACATCGGCGTCAGTCCCTCCCGCGCGGCCCGGATCGCGGAGGACCTGTACACCGAGGGCTATATCTCCTACCCGCGCACGGACAACACGGTCTACCCGGAGTCGCTGGACCTGCGGGAGGTGCTGGGCTTCCTCGCGGAGGTCGAGGGCGTGGGGGACTACGCCGGGAGGCTGTTGGGGGCCGGGCGGCTGACGCCGACCCGCGGCCGGCGCCAGACCACCGACCACCCGCCGATCTACCCGACGGGCAGGGCCTCCCGCGCCGAGCTGCGCGAGGACCAGTGGAAGATCTACCAGCTCGTCGTGCGCCGCTTTCTGGCGACGCTCTCCGGCCCGGCGAAGACGCTGCGCACCACGCTGCGCTTCGAGTCGGGCGGCGAGCCGCTGGTCGCGGGCGGCACGGTGGTGACGGAGGAGGGCTGGCTCGCGGTCTACCACTACGGGCGGCGCCGGGACGAGGAGCTGCCGCGGCTCTCGGAGGGCGACGAGGTGCGGGTGGCGGAGGCGGAGCTGCTCGCCAAGGAGACCCAGCCCCCGGGTCGCTACGGCCAGGGTCGGCTCATCCGGCTCATGGAGGATCTGGGCCTGGGCACCAAGGCGACCCGCCCGGGCATCATCCAGAACCTCTACGACCGGGGCTACATCCACGGCGACCCCATCGTCCCCACGGAGACCGGGATGGCGGTCGCGAAGGCCCTCAAGGACTTCGCCTCCGAGATAGCCTCCCACGAGATGACCGCGCGGCTGGAGAAGAGCATGGACGCGATCTCGGAGGGCCGGGTGAGCAAGGACTCCGTGGTGGAGGAGTCGCGGGAGCTGCTCCGCCGGGTCTACGACCACCTGGAGAGCTCGGAGGAGAAGTTCGCGGATATCGTCTGGAACGGTATCCGGGGCGACGAGACGCTGGGGCCCTGCCCGAACTGCGGCCGCAACCTGGTGGTGCGCCGCAACCGCCGCAACCGGAAGCGCTTCGCCGGCTGCGAGGGCTACCCGGAGTGCCGCACCACCTTCCCGCTGCCCCAGAAGGGGGATATCATCCCCCTGGGCACCGCGTGCGAGGCCTGCGGGCTCCCGGAGATAAAGGTCCTCGGCGGCCGCAGGCCGTGGGTGACCTGTATCAACATGGACTGCCCGAAGAAGCAGGAGCAGCGGCGCTCCAGAGAGGAGACGCAGGCGGGAGGTGAGGAGCCATCGGAGGGGCAGAGAGACCGAAAGAGGCTGGAGAAGTCCACCACATAG
- the tmk gene encoding dTMP kinase, whose protein sequence is MTVEGLDFCGKSTLARLLEGELGGWRVRFTREPGGTPAAERIRGVLLDPRGAMDPWTEAYLYAAARADHVRRLILPSLERGETVVCERFLDSSLAYQGRGRGLGMEAVRRLNAWAVGDLAPDATFYLRVGAEERARRARASGAPPDRIERSGGAFMRRVEEGFEELARREPGRVRVLDGTLPPRELAALVAGELRALGYTRGG, encoded by the coding sequence GTGACCGTGGAGGGGCTGGACTTCTGCGGCAAGTCCACCCTGGCGCGGCTTCTGGAGGGGGAGCTCGGGGGCTGGCGGGTGCGCTTCACCCGCGAGCCGGGCGGCACCCCGGCCGCCGAGCGCATCCGGGGGGTGCTGCTGGACCCGCGGGGAGCTATGGACCCCTGGACCGAGGCCTACCTGTACGCCGCCGCCCGGGCGGACCACGTGCGGCGCCTGATCCTTCCCTCCCTCGAGCGGGGCGAGACCGTGGTCTGCGAGCGCTTCCTGGACTCCAGCCTCGCCTACCAGGGCCGCGGCCGCGGGCTCGGGATGGAGGCCGTCCGGCGGCTCAACGCCTGGGCCGTGGGGGATCTCGCGCCCGACGCGACCTTCTACCTCCGGGTGGGGGCGGAGGAGCGCGCGCGCCGGGCCCGGGCCTCCGGCGCGCCGCCGGACAGGATAGAGCGCTCCGGCGGCGCCTTCATGCGCCGGGTCGAGGAGGGGTTCGAGGAGCTCGCCCGCCGCGAGCCCGGGCGGGTCCGCGTCCTCGACGGCACCCTGCCGCCCCGGGAGCTGGCCGCCCTCGTGGCTGGAGAGCTCCGCGCCCTCGGGTATACTCGCGGGGGTTGA
- a CDS encoding iron-sulfur cluster assembly protein, with amino-acid sequence MSGVSEAEVLDALSGVRDPELDEPVTSLGFVSSIERRGEEVSVRLRLPTYFCSPNFAYIMAEDAKRALLSLPRVERAEVTLEEFHVAEEINRGVSRDEGFDRAMATFSDETTGEDLGAVRRTFRKKAFIRRQEILCRALLSRGSSPRELARMRLADAPPCRELEVYLERREELGFDLSPSSPLLLSAEGRPIPEGAVVEHLRRARLTRVSLEGNGALCRDLLEARYGRKEKSSA; translated from the coding sequence GTGAGCGGGGTGAGCGAGGCGGAGGTTCTGGACGCCCTCTCGGGCGTCCGGGACCCCGAGCTGGACGAGCCGGTGACCTCCCTGGGCTTCGTCTCGAGCATAGAGCGCAGAGGGGAGGAGGTCTCCGTCAGGCTGCGCCTGCCCACCTACTTCTGCTCGCCCAACTTCGCCTACATCATGGCCGAGGACGCGAAGAGGGCCCTGCTCTCGCTGCCGCGGGTGGAGAGGGCGGAGGTCACGCTCGAGGAGTTCCACGTCGCCGAGGAGATAAACCGCGGGGTGAGCCGCGACGAGGGCTTCGACCGGGCGATGGCGACCTTCTCCGACGAGACGACCGGGGAGGATCTCGGCGCGGTGCGCCGGACCTTCCGCAAGAAGGCGTTCATCCGCCGGCAGGAGATCCTCTGCCGGGCCCTCCTCTCCCGGGGCAGCAGCCCGCGGGAGCTGGCGCGCATGCGCCTCGCCGACGCCCCGCCCTGCCGGGAGCTCGAGGTCTACCTGGAGCGCAGGGAGGAGCTCGGGTTCGACCTCTCCCCCTCCTCCCCGCTCCTGCTCAGCGCCGAGGGGCGTCCGATACCGGAAGGGGCCGTGGTCGAGCACCTGCGGAGGGCCCGCCTGACCAGGGTGAGCCTGGAGGGCAACGGGGCCCTGTGCAGGGACCTGCTCGAGGCCAGGTACGGGAGAAAGGAGAAGAGCAGCGCATGA
- a CDS encoding decaprenyl-phosphate phosphoribosyltransferase, which produces MVETAFVDAGRKRASAGSYLRLARPKQWTKNGFVLAGLVFSGEAFVPSSVASALLAFAAFCALSGAVYAVNDVLDVEEDRKHPRKRLRPVASGEIPPRAAVAFAAALAAAGLAAGFYVGVGVGVSGVAYLLLQALYTGVLKHLAILDVMSISAGFIIRALAGAQAVGSPISPWLLVCTGLLTLFLGFTKRRYELASLGDGAAVHRRNLKDYSVPLLDEMMNIMLAATIIAYSLYTFFVYANGEQIFMMASIPFVVYGVLRYMLLVHRDGGGNPDTLLLRDRPLQVTLLLWLAVVMFVLYFL; this is translated from the coding sequence GTGGTAGAAACCGCATTCGTGGACGCTGGCCGCAAGAGGGCATCTGCGGGTTCCTACCTCCGACTGGCCCGGCCCAAGCAGTGGACCAAGAACGGTTTCGTGCTCGCGGGGCTGGTCTTCTCGGGGGAGGCCTTCGTGCCTTCCTCGGTCGCCTCGGCGCTGCTGGCCTTCGCCGCCTTCTGCGCGCTCTCGGGGGCGGTCTACGCCGTCAACGACGTGCTTGACGTGGAGGAGGACCGCAAGCACCCGCGCAAGCGCCTCCGGCCGGTGGCCAGCGGGGAGATCCCGCCGCGCGCCGCGGTCGCCTTCGCGGCGGCCCTCGCGGCGGCGGGGCTCGCCGCCGGCTTCTACGTGGGGGTTGGCGTGGGGGTCTCCGGGGTCGCCTACCTGCTGCTGCAGGCGCTCTACACCGGGGTGCTCAAGCACCTCGCGATCCTCGACGTCATGTCCATCTCGGCGGGCTTCATCATCCGGGCGCTCGCGGGGGCGCAGGCGGTGGGGAGCCCCATCTCCCCGTGGCTGCTGGTGTGCACCGGGCTCCTGACCCTGTTCCTGGGCTTCACCAAGCGCCGCTACGAGCTGGCCTCGCTGGGCGACGGGGCGGCGGTGCACCGGCGGAACCTCAAGGACTACTCGGTGCCGCTGCTCGACGAGATGATGAACATAATGCTCGCCGCCACCATAATCGCCTACTCCCTCTACACCTTCTTCGTGTACGCCAACGGGGAGCAGATCTTCATGATGGCCAGCATCCCGTTCGTGGTCTACGGGGTGCTGCGCTACATGCTCCTCGTGCACCGGGACGGGGGCGGCAACCCGGACACCCTGCTGCTCAGGGACCGGCCGCTCCAGGTCACGCTGCTGCTGTGGCTCGCCGTCGTGATGTTCGTCCTGTACTTTCTGTGA
- a CDS encoding DNA polymerase III subunit delta', which produces MSGTRIFEGIVGNRAALRLLERALRSGEVSHAYLFHGPEGVGKRTVARRFGAALVAGGDEAALGRALRGLHPDLTEVEPEGAFTTIGQVREVLRLAASRPFEGSRRVFVLRADTLNLQAANALLKTLEEPEGEAVFLLLAASREAVLPTIASRAQAVRFDPVPVGEVAGFLARRGFAEAGLAAALGRGSVGLALRYAGGELGELREAVLEAALGPLGDFEDVHRAAGRITALAERVGEAREREALSAAEEPDRAARERARRAGRAARDGAVREALGLLCSVYRDAAAVAAGAPELVINADRGEELRRIVRERPGADWAGAAARAGEAALDLSYNVSPEAILEVTLSELRRKTSANSPAW; this is translated from the coding sequence TTGAGCGGGACGCGGATCTTCGAGGGCATCGTCGGCAACCGGGCCGCGCTGCGGCTCCTGGAGCGCGCGCTGCGGTCGGGGGAGGTCTCCCACGCCTACCTGTTCCACGGACCCGAGGGGGTGGGGAAGCGGACCGTCGCCCGCCGCTTCGGGGCGGCGCTCGTCGCGGGCGGCGACGAGGCGGCGCTCGGCCGCGCCCTGCGCGGCCTGCACCCCGACCTCACCGAGGTCGAGCCCGAGGGAGCCTTCACCACCATAGGGCAGGTGCGGGAGGTGCTGCGCCTCGCCGCCAGCCGCCCCTTCGAGGGCTCCCGCCGGGTCTTTGTCCTGCGGGCGGACACGCTCAACCTCCAGGCCGCAAACGCCCTCCTCAAGACGCTGGAGGAGCCCGAGGGCGAGGCCGTCTTTCTGCTGCTCGCCGCCTCCCGGGAGGCCGTCCTCCCGACCATCGCCTCGCGGGCCCAGGCCGTGCGCTTCGACCCCGTTCCGGTGGGGGAGGTGGCCGGGTTCCTGGCCCGGCGGGGCTTCGCCGAGGCCGGGCTCGCCGCGGCGCTCGGGAGGGGGAGCGTGGGGCTCGCCCTCCGCTACGCCGGGGGGGAGCTCGGCGAGTTGAGGGAGGCCGTTCTGGAGGCGGCCCTCGGGCCGCTCGGGGACTTCGAGGACGTGCACCGGGCGGCGGGCAGGATAACCGCGCTCGCCGAGAGGGTCGGGGAGGCCAGGGAGAGGGAGGCGCTCTCCGCCGCGGAGGAGCCCGACCGGGCGGCGAGGGAGCGGGCGCGGCGCGCCGGGCGGGCGGCGCGCGACGGGGCGGTGAGGGAGGCCCTCGGGCTGCTCTGCTCCGTCTACCGGGACGCGGCCGCCGTCGCCGCCGGGGCCCCGGAGCTCGTCATAAACGCCGACCGCGGGGAGGAGCTGCGCCGGATCGTGCGCGAGCGGCCCGGGGCCGACTGGGCCGGGGCCGCCGCCCGGGCCGGGGAAGCCGCCCTCGACCTTTCGTATAATGTCTCCCCGGAGGCTATTCTGGAGGTGACCCTATCGGAGCTGCGGCGGAAGACATCCGCGAACTCCCCCGCCTGGTAG
- the ricT gene encoding regulatory iron-sulfur-containing complex subunit RicT, translated as MRIPGWGTPRLCYARDLDLRVGYRVVVQTELGEFIGKVALTPRRRQPHTRPYDILRLATEEDLREDDRHRERGREIRNEAQKLARDHRIEKVFFIGCDLSLDGSYVEVKYQADRETDLTPVREGIERRYGVRAALRRFTFIERSGSAGGCDTCGRPLCCAVWSGARSLGPVNIRLAKQQGVTPNEKIIGCCGEVKCCMRYEHEVYKEFKERAPFKNSRVRLGEREGRVVDYSMVRDAVFVKFGPQRDDTELVPLSRLARYNEGIRPADAPDGEEEEAS; from the coding sequence GTGCGCATCCCCGGCTGGGGGACGCCCCGGCTGTGCTACGCCCGGGACCTAGACCTGCGGGTCGGCTACAGGGTCGTCGTGCAGACCGAGCTCGGCGAGTTCATCGGGAAGGTGGCCCTCACCCCGCGCCGCCGCCAGCCCCACACCCGCCCCTACGACATCCTGCGCCTGGCCACGGAGGAGGACCTGAGGGAGGACGACCGGCACCGCGAGAGGGGGCGCGAGATCCGCAACGAGGCCCAGAAGCTCGCCCGCGACCACCGCATAGAGAAGGTGTTCTTCATCGGGTGCGACCTCTCGCTGGACGGCTCCTACGTCGAGGTGAAGTACCAGGCCGACCGGGAGACCGACCTCACCCCCGTGCGCGAGGGGATAGAGCGCCGCTACGGGGTAAGGGCCGCCCTGCGGCGCTTCACGTTCATCGAGCGCTCCGGCAGCGCCGGCGGCTGCGACACCTGCGGCCGGCCGCTGTGCTGCGCGGTGTGGAGCGGCGCCCGCAGCCTGGGGCCGGTCAACATCCGGCTCGCCAAGCAGCAGGGGGTCACGCCGAACGAGAAGATCATCGGCTGCTGCGGCGAGGTGAAGTGCTGCATGCGCTACGAGCACGAGGTGTACAAGGAGTTCAAGGAGCGCGCGCCGTTCAAGAACTCCAGGGTCAGGCTCGGCGAGCGGGAGGGCCGGGTGGTGGACTACTCGATGGTGAGGGACGCGGTCTTCGTGAAGTTCGGGCCGCAGCGCGACGACACCGAGCTGGTGCCCCTCTCCCGCCTCGCCCGCTACAACGAGGGCATCCGGCCCGCCGACGCCCCCGACGGGGAAGAGGAGGAAGCCTCCTAA
- a CDS encoding NAD(P)-dependent alcohol dehydrogenase, whose translation MKAARLHEYDAKIGTHPLRVEEVEDPKIEGPFDVIVRIGAAGLCRTDLHIIEGQWQPIQDPDHTLLPYIPGHENAGWVEEVGSAVTNVRPGDTVIVHPLITCGLCRACRAGDDMHCENASFPGLSRDGGFAEYLKTSARSVVKLDPGLHPRDIAALADAGLTAYHAVKKAAPLLYPGARCVVIGSGGLGHIGIQTLKALTPAEVIVVDPSEKALELARELGADQTVKVEGGYVERVLEMTGGGAEVVMDFVGEKGAQADAWRMTRPRGSHFVVGYGGKVEVPTIDIISTERNIVGNLVGTYNDLAELMTLTAQGKVRLHTRTYPLEEINAAIADLNEGRLQGRGIIVPEGAAA comes from the coding sequence ATGAAGGCAGCCCGCCTGCACGAGTACGACGCGAAGATAGGCACCCACCCGCTGAGGGTGGAGGAGGTGGAGGACCCGAAGATAGAGGGGCCCTTCGACGTGATAGTGCGCATCGGGGCCGCGGGGCTCTGCCGCACCGACCTGCACATCATAGAGGGCCAGTGGCAGCCCATACAGGACCCCGACCACACCCTCCTGCCCTACATCCCCGGCCACGAGAACGCCGGATGGGTGGAGGAGGTGGGCTCCGCGGTCACCAACGTCCGGCCGGGGGACACGGTGATCGTACACCCCCTCATCACCTGCGGGCTGTGCCGGGCGTGCCGGGCCGGCGACGACATGCACTGCGAGAACGCCTCCTTCCCCGGGCTCTCGCGCGACGGGGGATTCGCCGAGTACCTGAAGACCAGCGCCCGCTCGGTGGTGAAGCTGGACCCGGGGCTCCACCCCAGGGACATAGCCGCCCTCGCCGACGCCGGGCTCACCGCCTACCACGCGGTGAAGAAGGCGGCCCCGCTGCTGTACCCCGGCGCCCGCTGCGTGGTCATCGGCTCGGGGGGGCTGGGGCACATCGGCATCCAGACCCTCAAGGCCCTCACCCCGGCCGAGGTCATCGTGGTGGACCCCTCGGAGAAGGCGCTGGAGCTGGCCCGCGAGCTCGGCGCCGACCAGACGGTGAAGGTGGAGGGCGGCTACGTGGAGAGGGTCCTGGAGATGACCGGCGGCGGGGCCGAGGTCGTGATGGACTTCGTCGGGGAGAAGGGCGCCCAGGCCGACGCCTGGAGGATGACCCGGCCGCGGGGCTCGCACTTCGTGGTGGGCTACGGCGGCAAGGTGGAGGTGCCCACCATAGACATCATCTCCACCGAGCGCAACATCGTCGGCAACCTGGTCGGCACCTACAACGACCTCGCGGAGCTGATGACCCTCACCGCCCAGGGCAAGGTGAGGCTGCACACCAGGACCTACCCGCTGGAGGAGATAAACGCCGCCATAGCCGACCTCAACGAGGGCCGGCTGCAGGGGCGCGGGATCATCGTGCCCGAGGGCGCGGCGGCCTAG